A portion of the Acidobacteriota bacterium genome contains these proteins:
- a CDS encoding histidinol-phosphatase, which translates to MHRAGSLLPLLLFLLISAGCHTASAPAPEARWWKGNLHTHSLWSDGDDFPEMIIAWYADRGYDFVALSDHNILAEGEKWVTVPPEGTLRHAFDHYLETYGDVWVETKLEDGVLSVRLKTLAEYRPLFERPGELLIIKSEEITDGVAGKPVHVNATNIREMIPPQGGATVLEVMQNNVDAVLAQRERLGVPMFPHINHPNYVWAVTAEDLVALKGERFFEVYNGHPLVHNDGDEDRPSTDELWDIVLTARVLRGDPVMFGLATDDAHHYHAFGPSHPNPGRGWVMVRAEELTVESLIAAMEAGDFYATTGVTLDDVVVSGAELRIEIAAEPGVSYVTRFIGTRQGGETGTVLSEAPGVSPSYRFRGGELYVRAKIISSKPVAHPVVPDERETAWTQPVTR; encoded by the coding sequence ATGCACCGCGCCGGCTCGCTCCTCCCTCTCCTTCTCTTCCTCCTGATATCTGCGGGCTGCCACACGGCGTCTGCACCCGCGCCGGAAGCCCGCTGGTGGAAGGGCAATCTTCACACGCACTCGCTCTGGAGCGACGGCGACGACTTTCCCGAGATGATCATCGCGTGGTACGCGGATCGCGGGTATGACTTTGTCGCCCTTTCCGATCACAACATTCTCGCGGAAGGAGAGAAGTGGGTGACCGTGCCGCCGGAGGGGACGTTGCGTCACGCCTTCGATCACTATCTGGAGACATACGGCGATGTGTGGGTCGAGACGAAGCTCGAGGACGGCGTGTTGAGTGTCCGGCTCAAGACTCTTGCCGAGTATCGGCCGCTCTTCGAGCGTCCCGGCGAGCTCCTGATCATCAAGAGCGAGGAGATCACCGACGGAGTCGCGGGCAAGCCGGTCCACGTGAATGCGACGAACATCCGGGAGATGATTCCGCCGCAGGGAGGCGCGACCGTTCTCGAGGTGATGCAGAACAACGTCGACGCGGTGCTCGCGCAGCGCGAGCGGCTCGGCGTGCCGATGTTCCCGCACATCAACCATCCGAACTACGTGTGGGCGGTGACTGCCGAAGATCTTGTCGCCCTGAAGGGAGAGAGGTTCTTCGAGGTGTACAACGGGCATCCGCTGGTTCACAACGACGGCGACGAGGACCGTCCGTCGACCGACGAGCTGTGGGACATCGTTCTGACCGCGCGGGTCCTGCGCGGCGATCCGGTGATGTTCGGGCTCGCGACCGACGATGCGCATCACTACCACGCATTCGGCCCGTCGCATCCGAATCCCGGCCGCGGCTGGGTGATGGTGCGCGCGGAGGAGCTCACCGTGGAGAGCCTCATCGCGGCGATGGAGGCGGGGGACTTCTACGCGACGACCGGCGTGACTCTCGACGACGTCGTTGTTTCGGGTGCCGAGCTCCGGATCGAGATCGCAGCCGAGCCCGGCGTCAGCTACGTGACGCGCTTCATCGGAACGAGACAGGGCGGCGAGACCGGAACCGTCCTGAGCGAAGCACCGGGCGTCTCACCGTCGTATCGCTTCCGCGGCGGCGAGCTCTACGTCCGCGCGAAGATCATCTCGTCGAAACCGGTCGCTCATCCAGTCGTCCCCGACGAGCGCGAGACCGCGTGGACCCAGCCGGTCACCAGGTGA
- a CDS encoding DUF2911 domain-containing protein has translation MKKLIVAASLFAFTLPLTAQLETPRISQKASVVQTIGTTDIEIEYHRPGVKNRRIWGELVPYGQPWRMGANEATTISFSDPVTIAGKELPAGKYSLFAIPERDRWTLVINSDPDQWGAYGYDPAKDALRFEVEPVSAPHTEWMQFTIDPKTPDSAMVTLAWEKLEVPFEVEVDVSALVWSEIDRTFTSTWGAAANWALESGERLEDGLGWIDQSIAVSGEGVFNLWTKARLLHRLGRSSEAVPVMERALAMAEGNVPADFMNILRGTMRSIREAAD, from the coding sequence ATGAAGAAACTGATTGTCGCAGCTTCGCTTTTCGCCTTTACCCTTCCCCTCACCGCACAGCTCGAGACGCCTCGCATCAGCCAGAAGGCCTCGGTCGTCCAGACGATTGGAACCACCGACATCGAGATCGAATATCACCGGCCCGGGGTCAAAAACCGCCGGATCTGGGGCGAGCTCGTCCCGTACGGACAGCCTTGGCGGATGGGCGCCAACGAGGCAACCACGATCTCCTTCTCCGACCCCGTGACCATCGCGGGAAAGGAGCTTCCCGCAGGAAAGTACTCGCTGTTCGCGATTCCGGAGAGGGATCGGTGGACGCTCGTCATCAACAGTGATCCCGACCAGTGGGGGGCGTACGGTTACGACCCCGCGAAGGACGCCCTTCGGTTCGAGGTCGAGCCGGTTTCCGCTCCGCACACCGAGTGGATGCAATTCACCATCGATCCGAAGACTCCCGATTCCGCCATGGTCACGCTCGCGTGGGAGAAGCTCGAGGTTCCGTTCGAGGTCGAGGTCGACGTGAGCGCGCTCGTTTGGAGTGAAATCGACAGGACATTCACATCGACCTGGGGTGCCGCGGCGAACTGGGCGCTCGAGAGCGGTGAGCGCCTCGAGGACGGGTTGGGATGGATCGACCAGTCGATCGCTGTGAGCGGAGAGGGCGTCTTCAATCTGTGGACGAAGGCTCGTCTCCTCCACCGGCTCGGACGGAGCTCCGAGGCCGTTCCGGTGATGGAGAGGGCGCTCGCGATGGCCGAGGGGAACGTTCCGGCCGATTTCATGAACATCCTTCGCGGAACGATGCGCTCGATCCGGGAGGCCGCGGACTGA
- the prfB gene encoding peptide chain release factor 2: MSPHASTTSRRKSPRFEVIFDLDSAKSSLTEVEQELASGDVWSNPEKAQEIGRKRARLEKRVSTGVDFETKLEEIEVMRELAGEGEDVAADLERVLRGLEAQTRSIEIEMKLSGEHDEADAIVSIHPGAGGTESQDWAEILLRMYLRYCERRGWETETVDYQAGDEAGIKGVTFIARGQHTFGYLKAERGVHRLVRISPFDANKRRHTSFASVHVFPEIDDEIEIEINDKDLRIDTYRSSGAGGQHVNVTDSAVRITHLPTNIVVTCQNERSQFKNRDTAMKLLKARLYQLELEKRQEEAAKITGEKLEIGFGSQIRSYVMQPYQLIKDMRTGYEVGDVQRVLDGDLDDFIEEWLNQQARKTMD; this comes from the coding sequence ATATCTCCACACGCATCGACCACATCCAGGAGAAAGTCGCCGCGATTCGAGGTTATCTTTGACCTCGATTCCGCGAAAAGCAGCCTTACGGAGGTAGAGCAGGAGCTCGCCAGCGGTGACGTCTGGTCCAATCCGGAAAAGGCGCAGGAGATCGGACGGAAGCGCGCGCGCCTCGAAAAACGCGTCAGCACCGGCGTCGACTTCGAGACCAAGCTCGAGGAAATCGAGGTGATGCGCGAGCTCGCCGGAGAAGGGGAGGACGTCGCGGCGGATCTCGAACGGGTGCTTCGAGGGCTCGAGGCACAGACCCGGTCGATCGAGATCGAGATGAAGCTCTCCGGGGAGCACGACGAGGCGGACGCGATCGTCTCGATCCATCCGGGGGCGGGCGGAACCGAATCGCAGGACTGGGCGGAGATCCTTCTTCGAATGTACCTCCGGTACTGCGAGAGGCGCGGATGGGAAACCGAGACCGTCGACTATCAGGCGGGCGACGAGGCCGGCATCAAGGGCGTCACTTTCATCGCGAGGGGTCAGCACACTTTCGGATACCTGAAGGCCGAACGGGGAGTTCACCGTCTCGTCCGGATCTCTCCGTTCGACGCCAACAAGCGGCGACACACCTCTTTCGCCTCGGTGCACGTCTTCCCCGAGATCGACGACGAGATCGAGATCGAGATCAACGACAAGGATCTCCGGATCGATACCTATCGATCCTCGGGGGCGGGGGGGCAGCACGTCAACGTGACCGATTCCGCGGTTCGGATCACACATCTTCCGACCAACATCGTCGTGACGTGCCAGAACGAGCGGAGCCAGTTCAAGAACCGCGACACCGCCATGAAGCTCCTCAAGGCGCGGCTGTATCAGCTCGAGCTGGAAAAACGACAGGAGGAGGCCGCGAAGATCACCGGAGAGAAACTGGAGATCGGCTTCGGAAGCCAGATCCGCTCGTACGTCATGCAGCCGTACCAGCTCATCAAGGACATGCGGACCGGGTATGAAGTCGGCGACGTCCAGCGGGTTCTCGACGGCGATCTCGACGACTTCATCGAGGAATGGCTGAACCAGCAGGCCCGAAAGACGATGGATTGA
- the lnt gene encoding apolipoprotein N-acyltransferase: protein MDSSAATRLRGSLHLRIAASIASGVALALAFPNASIAPLAFLALFPLIIAVLTARGGLEAFFLGHAAITVQWLINVPWVITVMSEQGGIPLPLGIGIYVLLAIILGIYGGLFTLTVWRLDPGRGWGRWIAIAVAWAVFEYARTILLSGFSWDLIAATIVDLPLVQLAPWTGPYLLGSMIVFPSVVAARMFMLDPRIASRIQPIAATAAYLIVWGLLGLIAQGREPASEGEALRVAVLQPNIALDVRWDPTKARDIYFLMQSMTLDAVQAGAEIIVWPESTVPYPFAITPPYRDWVEGVSRDNGVDVILGSIATADDGSDRVWNSAFLVHDGGIASKYDKIQLVPFGEYVPMQRALFFAEKLVRAVGNFQFGTSTEPLRGKLDYGLAICYEVVFPEIGRNQVRNGANILVTITNDSWFGETAAPAQHFQSARLRAIEADRWLIRAATTGISAAVTPRGRVVEEIRMNQSGMFITEVRPRTTLTPYVKWGDWFAIGGALLLIILTVTRRSQS, encoded by the coding sequence ATGGATTCTTCGGCCGCGACACGGCTGCGAGGGTCACTGCACCTTCGCATCGCTGCTTCCATCGCGTCAGGCGTTGCGCTCGCTCTCGCGTTTCCGAACGCTTCGATCGCCCCGCTCGCCTTTCTGGCTCTCTTTCCGCTGATCATCGCGGTTCTGACTGCACGCGGCGGACTCGAAGCCTTCTTCCTCGGTCATGCGGCGATCACCGTGCAGTGGCTGATCAACGTCCCGTGGGTGATCACGGTGATGTCGGAACAGGGGGGCATCCCGCTTCCGCTCGGCATCGGGATCTACGTTCTACTCGCGATCATTCTCGGGATCTACGGCGGCCTCTTCACGCTGACGGTATGGCGACTCGATCCCGGCAGGGGATGGGGTCGGTGGATCGCCATCGCGGTTGCGTGGGCGGTGTTCGAGTACGCGCGGACGATTCTTCTCTCCGGGTTTTCCTGGGACCTGATTGCTGCGACGATCGTCGATCTTCCGTTGGTACAGCTCGCGCCGTGGACGGGTCCTTATCTGCTCGGGAGCATGATCGTCTTTCCTTCGGTCGTCGCGGCGCGGATGTTCATGCTCGATCCGCGCATCGCGTCGCGAATCCAGCCGATCGCGGCGACGGCAGCGTATCTGATCGTGTGGGGATTACTCGGCCTGATCGCCCAGGGGAGGGAGCCGGCGAGCGAAGGGGAAGCGCTCAGGGTCGCGGTGCTCCAGCCGAACATCGCGCTCGATGTCCGTTGGGACCCCACGAAGGCTCGTGACATCTACTTCCTGATGCAGTCGATGACGCTCGATGCGGTTCAGGCGGGGGCCGAGATCATCGTCTGGCCTGAATCGACAGTGCCGTACCCCTTCGCCATCACCCCGCCGTACCGAGACTGGGTCGAAGGAGTCTCGCGCGACAATGGGGTCGACGTCATCCTCGGTTCGATTGCGACCGCCGACGATGGATCGGACCGGGTCTGGAACTCGGCGTTTCTGGTGCACGACGGCGGCATCGCGTCGAAATACGACAAGATCCAGCTCGTACCGTTCGGCGAATACGTGCCGATGCAGCGTGCGTTGTTTTTCGCCGAGAAGCTCGTGCGGGCGGTCGGAAACTTCCAGTTCGGAACCTCCACGGAGCCTCTGCGCGGTAAACTCGATTACGGGCTCGCCATCTGTTACGAGGTCGTTTTTCCGGAAATCGGCCGGAACCAGGTCCGGAACGGAGCGAACATTCTGGTGACGATCACCAACGACTCGTGGTTCGGCGAGACCGCGGCTCCGGCGCAGCATTTTCAGTCGGCCCGGCTGCGGGCGATCGAAGCGGATCGCTGGCTCATCCGTGCCGCGACCACAGGAATCTCGGCGGCGGTGACGCCGCGAGGCCGCGTAGTCGAAGAGATTAGAATGAATCAATCCGGGATGTTCATCACAGAGGTCCGCCCTCGAACGACCCTGACGCCCTACGTGAAATGGGGCGACTGGTTCGCGATCGGGGGAGCGCTGTTGCTGATCATCCTCACAGTCACTCGAAGGAGCCAGTCGTAG
- a CDS encoding 2-oxo acid dehydrogenase subunit E2, whose protein sequence is MGEIIMPKTGDAMTEGRVVKWYKAEGDELTKGEPVVEIETDKVNLDLEAEESGPLSSILVGEGETAEVGKIIGMIGGEPPKKSAKSSKKPEKESKKPDDEESEESDEKSEKPDEKTGEKKENKKKKTSDETADKPDEKKADAGKKVPAEPEPGRKAETKAPADSGTASGRTKSSPLARRLAKDLGVEIQSIRGSGPSGRVVADDVRKAGSGKPAATGRTAEKLSAPKQLEEKDVPLSGMRRTIARRLGESLGPIPHFFLTIDVDVTELMSLRKQLNEIQQTKTSVNDFVVRAAALSLLHHPRVNASWGDEALRYHSNVDVGIAVATDEGLLTPVVRGAHELSVPAIAARVQELAGRARNRKLTPEEYQNSTFTISNLGMYGIEEFTAIINPPNVAILAVGSAMEKAVVLDGTVAVRNRMKITMSCDHRVIDGAAGAEYLATLRSYLEQPLRLLVEVREEPA, encoded by the coding sequence ATGGGCGAGATCATCATGCCGAAAACCGGCGACGCAATGACCGAGGGTCGTGTCGTCAAATGGTACAAGGCTGAGGGCGACGAGCTCACAAAGGGTGAGCCGGTCGTCGAGATCGAGACCGACAAGGTCAACCTCGATCTGGAGGCGGAAGAGTCCGGACCGCTCAGCTCCATCCTCGTCGGCGAAGGCGAGACCGCCGAAGTCGGGAAAATCATCGGCATGATCGGCGGCGAGCCGCCGAAGAAGAGTGCAAAATCCTCGAAGAAGCCGGAGAAGGAATCGAAGAAGCCCGACGACGAGGAATCGGAAGAGAGCGACGAGAAATCGGAAAAGCCCGACGAGAAAACAGGAGAGAAGAAGGAGAACAAGAAGAAAAAGACCTCCGATGAGACCGCCGATAAGCCGGACGAGAAGAAAGCTGACGCCGGGAAGAAGGTTCCCGCGGAACCGGAGCCCGGAAGGAAGGCCGAAACGAAGGCGCCCGCAGATTCCGGCACCGCTTCGGGCCGCACCAAATCGTCTCCGCTCGCACGACGGCTTGCGAAAGACCTCGGGGTCGAGATCCAGTCGATCCGGGGAAGCGGTCCGTCGGGGAGGGTGGTCGCCGACGACGTCCGGAAAGCGGGCAGCGGAAAACCTGCCGCTACCGGCCGCACCGCAGAAAAGCTGAGCGCCCCGAAACAGCTCGAGGAAAAGGACGTGCCGCTGAGCGGCATGCGCCGCACGATTGCCCGGCGGCTGGGCGAATCCCTCGGTCCCATCCCGCACTTTTTCCTCACGATCGACGTCGATGTCACCGAGCTGATGTCGCTCAGAAAGCAGCTCAATGAGATCCAGCAGACGAAGACGAGCGTCAACGATTTCGTCGTCCGGGCCGCCGCGCTTTCTCTGCTCCATCATCCGCGAGTGAACGCGAGCTGGGGAGATGAAGCGCTCCGTTACCACTCGAACGTCGACGTCGGAATCGCCGTCGCGACTGACGAGGGTCTGCTGACGCCGGTGGTTCGTGGCGCGCACGAGCTTTCGGTTCCCGCGATCGCCGCGCGCGTGCAGGAGCTCGCCGGTCGCGCGAGGAACCGGAAGCTGACTCCCGAGGAGTACCAGAATTCGACCTTCACGATCTCGAATCTCGGGATGTACGGAATCGAGGAGTTCACCGCGATCATCAATCCGCCGAACGTGGCGATCCTCGCCGTCGGCAGCGCGATGGAAAAGGCCGTCGTGCTGGATGGAACGGTCGCCGTCCGGAATCGTATGAAGATCACGATGTCGTGCGATCATCGGGTGATCGACGGCGCTGCCGGTGCCGAGTATCTCGCCACGCTGCGCAGCTACCTCGAACAGCCGCTCCGGTTGCTCGTCGAGGTGAGGGAGGAACCGGCTTGA
- a CDS encoding alpha-ketoacid dehydrogenase subunit beta, with the protein MAEKSYRDAVRDAIFEEMERDDSVVIMGEDIGVYEGTFRITAGMLDKFGENRVIDTPIAEAGIVGTAIGMAMTGMRPIVEMMTFNFALVAADQILNHAAKIRYFSGGQLDIPMVIRGPHGAGVGLSAQHSQSFEAFFGHFPGLVVVAPSTPADAKGLLKSAIRGKDPVIFLENAALYAIKGEVPDDSDFTVPIGTSTIARKGADVTIVASGKMVHLSLAAAKTLEEEDGIDCEVVDIRAIRPLDVAPVIESVRKTHRAVVVQEQWKPFGFAAEIASSIMDEAFDELDAPVIRVTGADVPMPYARNLELLAVPHEPDVIQAVRDVAYANGV; encoded by the coding sequence ATGGCGGAGAAGAGCTACCGCGACGCCGTCAGGGACGCGATCTTCGAGGAGATGGAACGCGACGACTCGGTCGTCATCATGGGCGAAGACATCGGCGTCTACGAGGGAACCTTCCGGATCACGGCCGGGATGCTCGACAAGTTCGGCGAGAACCGCGTGATCGACACACCGATCGCCGAGGCGGGGATCGTCGGCACTGCCATCGGAATGGCGATGACGGGGATGCGCCCGATCGTCGAAATGATGACGTTCAACTTCGCGCTCGTGGCAGCCGATCAGATTCTCAATCATGCGGCGAAGATCCGCTACTTTTCCGGGGGCCAGCTCGACATCCCGATGGTGATTCGAGGTCCTCACGGCGCAGGTGTCGGGCTTTCGGCGCAGCACTCCCAGAGCTTCGAGGCGTTCTTCGGACACTTCCCCGGTCTGGTCGTCGTTGCACCATCGACTCCGGCCGACGCGAAAGGTCTGCTGAAGTCCGCGATACGAGGAAAGGATCCGGTGATCTTTCTGGAGAACGCCGCGCTCTACGCCATCAAGGGAGAGGTACCGGACGATTCCGACTTCACGGTGCCGATCGGCACATCGACCATCGCGAGAAAGGGAGCGGACGTCACGATCGTGGCATCCGGAAAGATGGTGCATCTCTCGCTCGCGGCCGCGAAAACACTCGAAGAGGAGGACGGAATCGACTGCGAGGTCGTCGATATTCGCGCGATCCGGCCGCTCGACGTGGCGCCGGTGATCGAGTCGGTGAGGAAAACGCATCGGGCCGTGGTCGTGCAGGAGCAGTGGAAACCGTTCGGATTTGCGGCGGAGATCGCGTCATCGATCATGGACGAGGCATTCGACGAGCTCGATGCGCCCGTCATCCGCGTCACCGGAGCCGATGTTCCGATGCCGTATGCGCGAAATCTCGAACTGCTGGCGGTGCCGCATGAGCCGGACGTCATCCAGGCCGTGCGCGATGTCGCCTACGCGAATGGAGTGTGA
- a CDS encoding pyruvate dehydrogenase (acetyl-transferring) E1 component subunit alpha, which yields MAKRAEKKKTEPALGEIAAPEWERILREMVLVRKFEEASEKAFRKGKIGGYLHVYSGQEAVVAGITSALRKDDIVYAGYRDHAHALLLGSDPKDVMAELYGKASGVSKGKGGSMHLFDVDRGLYGGYGIVGGHLPLAAGTAYSLRYSGTDRVCVCFFGDGAMNIGSFHEALNMAGLWGKRGMCPVIFVIENNGYAMGTSVDRHSAVTDLSARVEAYAIPSEKVDGQDTFAMRGVADRVISQVRMTGRPYCIEAITYRFSGHGAADLFQPYRSKEEVEESRHRDPILILSKRLREMTGLTDEDLQEMSDWADEEVAEAVRFAEEAEEPDPKELFEDVIALEPGREPDGDVSSPLHWGPRDEGGGEEDEEDEEAEDAEDVEAAASSEQAGDEEGEEE from the coding sequence ATGGCAAAACGCGCCGAAAAAAAGAAGACCGAGCCCGCGCTCGGAGAGATCGCTGCCCCCGAATGGGAGCGCATTCTCCGGGAGATGGTGCTCGTCCGGAAGTTCGAGGAGGCGTCCGAAAAAGCGTTTCGAAAAGGAAAAATCGGCGGCTATCTCCACGTCTACAGCGGCCAGGAGGCCGTCGTTGCCGGGATCACCTCGGCTCTCCGGAAGGACGACATCGTCTACGCCGGGTATCGCGACCACGCGCACGCGCTCCTTCTCGGTTCGGACCCGAAGGACGTCATGGCAGAGCTCTACGGCAAGGCCAGTGGCGTCTCGAAGGGGAAGGGCGGATCCATGCATCTGTTCGACGTCGACCGCGGCCTCTACGGGGGATACGGAATCGTCGGCGGCCACCTTCCGCTCGCCGCCGGGACCGCATACTCGCTCCGCTACTCCGGCACCGATCGCGTCTGTGTCTGTTTCTTCGGCGACGGTGCGATGAACATCGGATCGTTTCATGAGGCGCTGAACATGGCCGGCCTGTGGGGCAAGCGTGGAATGTGCCCCGTGATCTTCGTGATCGAGAACAACGGATACGCGATGGGAACCTCCGTCGACCGTCATTCCGCGGTTACCGATCTCTCCGCGCGGGTCGAGGCCTACGCCATCCCCTCGGAGAAGGTCGACGGGCAGGACACCTTCGCGATGCGCGGCGTCGCCGACCGTGTCATCAGCCAGGTCCGGATGACCGGCCGGCCCTATTGCATCGAAGCGATCACCTACCGATTCAGCGGACACGGTGCCGCGGATCTCTTTCAGCCCTATCGAAGCAAGGAGGAGGTCGAGGAGAGCCGCCATCGCGACCCGATCCTGATCCTCTCCAAACGCCTTCGCGAGATGACAGGGCTGACCGACGAAGATCTCCAGGAGATGAGCGACTGGGCGGACGAGGAGGTCGCGGAAGCCGTCCGCTTCGCCGAGGAGGCCGAAGAGCCGGACCCGAAGGAGCTTTTCGAGGACGTGATCGCCCTCGAGCCGGGGCGCGAGCCTGACGGCGACGTTTCGTCTCCGCTCCATTGGGGTCCCCGTGACGAGGGAGGCGGCGAAGAAGACGAAGAAGACGAGGAGGCTGAAGATGCCGAAGACGTCGAAGCGGCGGCGAGCTCCGAGCAGGCCGGCGACGAAGAGGGTGAGGAAGAGTAA
- the ruvC gene encoding crossover junction endodeoxyribonuclease RuvC has protein sequence MGNPGKAAVAREDLRILGIDPGSLVTGYGVVDYRASRIHLVEQGAIRGKKGDDLVARLERIFYGITELIERVKPSCVAVETPYSGVNAKSLIQLAQARGVILLAARIAGLDISEYSPRSIKGAVVGYGGAEKKQVAHMVRILVRGTEDARLSADAADALAVAICHAHSGQSRMRLARVRG, from the coding sequence ATGGGAAACCCCGGGAAAGCGGCCGTCGCCCGTGAGGATCTCCGCATTCTCGGGATCGATCCCGGCTCGCTGGTCACCGGCTACGGTGTGGTCGACTACCGCGCAAGCCGGATCCACCTGGTCGAGCAGGGTGCAATCCGCGGAAAAAAAGGGGACGATCTCGTTGCCCGGCTCGAGAGGATCTTCTACGGAATCACCGAGTTGATCGAGCGTGTGAAGCCGTCCTGCGTGGCGGTGGAGACACCGTACAGCGGAGTCAATGCGAAAAGCCTGATTCAGCTCGCGCAGGCGAGAGGAGTGATCCTGCTGGCGGCCCGGATTGCGGGGCTGGACATCTCGGAGTATTCTCCACGCTCGATCAAAGGCGCCGTGGTCGGGTATGGAGGCGCCGAGAAGAAGCAGGTGGCGCACATGGTGCGTATCCTGGTGAGGGGCACCGAGGATGCAAGGCTGTCAGCGGATGCGGCGGACGCCCTTGCAGTGGCGATCTGCCACGCACATTCGGGACAGTCGAGGATGAGGCTCGCGCGCGTCCGCGGGTGA
- a CDS encoding YebC/PmpR family DNA-binding transcriptional regulator, producing the protein MSGHSKWSTIKHKKGAADARRGKLFTRIIREITISARLGGGDPAANPRLRSAIAEAKAANMPKDNIERAIKKGTGELEGEAFEEITYEGYASGGVAIVIEAVTDNSNRTTPEIRNLLEKNGGNMGTPGSASYLFEKKGFISVARSSIGEEELMEIVLEAGAEDLVSEDAETFGVYTTPEAFEGVRQSLEDREVPMIEASIGLFPTTSIPLDDDSAKSVLRLMEALDDHDDVQNVWANFDISEEVLAAQQG; encoded by the coding sequence ATGTCCGGCCACAGCAAATGGAGCACCATCAAGCACAAGAAGGGTGCGGCTGACGCCCGTCGCGGCAAGCTGTTCACTCGGATCATTCGCGAGATCACGATCTCGGCTCGGCTCGGAGGAGGGGACCCGGCGGCAAATCCCCGACTCCGCAGCGCCATTGCCGAGGCGAAGGCCGCCAACATGCCGAAGGACAACATCGAGCGTGCCATCAAGAAGGGAACGGGGGAGCTGGAAGGGGAAGCCTTCGAGGAAATCACCTACGAGGGGTATGCCTCCGGAGGCGTCGCGATCGTCATCGAAGCCGTCACTGACAACTCCAACAGGACCACTCCCGAGATCCGCAACCTGCTCGAAAAGAACGGCGGCAACATGGGGACTCCCGGATCGGCCTCCTATCTCTTCGAGAAGAAGGGCTTCATCAGCGTCGCCAGATCGAGCATCGGTGAAGAGGAGCTGATGGAGATCGTGCTCGAGGCCGGCGCCGAGGACCTCGTGTCGGAAGATGCCGAGACATTCGGCGTTTACACGACTCCGGAAGCGTTCGAGGGCGTCCGCCAGAGTCTCGAGGATCGAGAGGTTCCGATGATCGAAGCGAGTATCGGGCTCTTTCCGACCACCTCGATCCCGCTCGACGACGACTCAGCGAAGAGCGTTCTTCGCCTGATGGAAGCTCTCGATGACCATGACGACGTCCAGAACGTCTGGGCGAACTTCGACATCTCCGAGGAAGTGCTGGCCGCTCAGCAGGGCTGA
- a CDS encoding L,D-transpeptidase, with amino-acid sequence MKRWIGLIASWALLVLAVGLLAWAVAAETLNVQEAAKYRRYDRIEEMIQEMRQQRLDELREKMETAAGRLDELSGEVESSDETLSDHQDSNQVITVSTEENKVYLRREGEVVFEAVCSTGKSDILVQNGRRRDFRTPVGRFKIISKETDPVWKPPDWHYIEIANSTGADMVRLDRDSAIGTPEHMLSVSGRDVVEIRNGQVVRTMPAGQEIWFQGRLVVPPLGTRPREYEGVLGDYRLNLGDGYALHGTQAVSQLGQSVSHGCIRLSNEDIGRLYRMANVGDEVIIY; translated from the coding sequence ATGAAGCGATGGATTGGATTGATTGCCTCCTGGGCGCTGCTGGTCCTGGCCGTGGGACTTCTGGCCTGGGCGGTCGCGGCGGAAACGCTCAATGTCCAGGAGGCTGCGAAGTACCGGCGCTACGACCGGATCGAAGAGATGATCCAGGAGATGCGCCAGCAGCGCCTCGACGAGCTCCGCGAGAAGATGGAGACGGCGGCCGGTCGGCTCGACGAGCTGTCGGGCGAAGTGGAGTCATCCGACGAGACCCTCAGCGATCATCAGGATTCGAACCAAGTGATCACGGTGTCGACCGAGGAGAACAAGGTGTACTTGCGGCGGGAGGGTGAGGTCGTTTTCGAAGCCGTCTGCTCGACCGGAAAGAGCGACATCCTGGTGCAGAACGGGCGGCGCCGAGACTTCAGGACGCCCGTCGGAAGGTTCAAGATCATTTCGAAGGAAACCGACCCCGTGTGGAAGCCGCCGGACTGGCACTACATTGAGATCGCGAACAGCACGGGTGCAGACATGGTGAGACTCGACCGTGACTCGGCGATCGGCACGCCCGAGCACATGCTCAGCGTCAGCGGTAGGGACGTCGTCGAGATCCGCAACGGTCAGGTCGTCCGGACGATGCCGGCCGGGCAGGAAATCTGGTTTCAGGGGAGGCTCGTCGTTCCGCCGCTCGGTACCCGACCGCGTGAGTACGAAGGCGTGCTCGGCGACTACCGGCTGAATCTCGGCGATGGCTACGCGCTACATGGAACGCAGGCCGTTTCCCAGCTCGGACAGAGCGTGTCGCACGGTTGCATCAGACTCTCGAATGAAGACATCGGCCGGCTGTATCGGATGGCGAACGTCGGCGACGAGGTGATCATCTACTGA